Proteins encoded by one window of Homo sapiens chromosome 10, GRCh38.p14 Primary Assembly:
- the GHITM gene encoding growth hormone-inducible transmembrane protein, translating to MLAARLVCLRTLPSRVFHPAFTKASPVVKNSITKNQWLLTPSREYATKTRIGIRRGRTGQELKEAALEPSMEKIFKIDQMGRWFVAGGAAVGLGALCYYGLGLSNEIGAIEKAVIWPQYVKDRIHSTYMYLAGSIGLTALSAIAISRTPVLMNFMMRGSWVTIGVTFAAMVGAGMLVRSIPYDQSPGPKHLAWLLHSGVMGAVVAPLTILGGPLLIRAAWYTAGIVGGLSTVAMCAPSEKFLNMGAPLGVGLGLVFVSSLGSMFLPPTTVAGATLYSVAMYGGLVLFSMFLLYDTQKVIKRAEVSPMYGVQKYDPINSMLSIYMDTLNIFMRVATMLATGGNRKK from the exons ATGTTGGCTGCAAGGCTGGTGTGTCTCCGGACACTACCTTCTAGGGTTTTCCACCCAGCTTTCACCAAGGCCTCCCCTGTTGTGAAGAATTCCATCACGAAGAATCAATGGCTGTTAACACCTAGCAGG GAATATGCCACCAAAACAAGAATTGGGATCCGGCGTGGGAGAACTGGCCAAGAACTCAAAGAGGCAGCATTGGAACCAtcgatggaaaaaatatttaaaa TTGATCAGATGGGAAGATGGTTTGTTGCTGGAGGGGCTGCTGTTGGTCTTGGAGCATTGTGCTACTATGGCTTGGGACTGTCTAATGAGATTGGAGCTATTGAAAAGGCTGT AATTTGGCCTCAGTATGTCAAGGATAGAATTCATTCCACCTATATGTACTTAGCAGGGAGTATTGGTTTAACAGCTTTGTCTGCCATAGCAATCAGCAGAACGCCTGTTCTCATGAACTTCATGATGAGAGGCTCTTGGGTG ACAATTGGTGTGACCTTTGCagccatggttggagctggaaTGCTGGTACGATCAATACCATATGACCAGAGCCCAGGCCCAAAGCATCTTGCTTGGTTGCTACATTCTG GTGTGATGGGTGCAGTGGTGGCTCCTCTGACAATATTAGGGGGTCCTCTTCTCATCAGAGCTGCATGGTACACAGCTGGCATTGTGGGAGGCCTCTCCACTGTGGCCATGTGTGCGCCCAGTGAAAAGTTTCTGAACATGGGTGCACCCCTGGGAGTGGGCCTGGGTCTCGTCTTTGTGTCCTCATTGG GATCTATGTTTCTTCCACCTACCACCGTGGCTGGTGCCACTCTTTACTCAGTGGCAATGTACGGTGGATTAGTTCTTTTCAGCATGTTCCTTCTGTATGATACCCAGAAAGTAATCAAGCGTGCAGAAGTATCACCAATGTATGGAGTTCAAAAATATGATCCCATTAACTC gatGCTGAGTATCTACATggatacattaaatatatttatgcgAGTTGCAACTATGCTGGCAACTggaggcaacagaaagaaatga